One window of the Thermoplasmata archaeon genome contains the following:
- a CDS encoding NTP transferase domain-containing protein, translated as MNLSMVILAGGTLRKPGSVRLRALLPLKEKPIILWTLEALSRFPDEIIVATAHGWVDELKRRLPRRVRVVEDELVGFGALGGMHVGARAARGRWMAVSPSEAPFSSPEIYKLLLREARGKKGAVPHSGGVRRYLHAVYARDALLARIEKAFLKGESEVSAALKGMGLAVVGPRKLARVDNWARSFVVLKSMDAIRAVEARL; from the coding sequence ATGAATCTCTCTATGGTTATTCTCGCTGGCGGCACCCTCAGGAAGCCCGGTTCAGTGAGGCTCAGGGCGCTGCTCCCGCTCAAAGAGAAGCCCATCATTCTCTGGACTCTGGAGGCGCTCTCCAGATTCCCGGACGAAATTATTGTAGCGACCGCCCATGGATGGGTTGATGAACTCAAACGCAGGCTGCCCCGGCGCGTCAGGGTAGTCGAGGACGAGCTCGTCGGCTTCGGAGCCCTCGGAGGGATGCACGTAGGCGCTAGGGCAGCGCGGGGCCGGTGGATGGCGGTATCTCCTTCAGAGGCACCCTTCTCATCTCCCGAAATTTACAAGCTTCTGCTCAGGGAGGCCCGAGGAAAAAAGGGCGCTGTGCCTCATTCCGGGGGGGTCAGGAGATACCTACACGCTGTCTATGCCCGCGACGCTCTCTTAGCCCGAATTGAGAAGGCATTTCTAAAGGGCGAGAGCGAGGTGTCGGCCGCTCTCAAAGGTATGGGCTTAGCGGTTGTCGGACCCCGCAAGCTCGCCAGAGTTGACAATTGGGCAAGGAGCTTTGTTGTTCTTAAATCAATGGATGCGATAAGAGCCGTGGAGGCCCGTTTATGA
- a CDS encoding chitobiase/beta-hexosaminidase C-terminal domain-containing protein, whose amino-acid sequence MGAVDGDGRGLRPAALSVLGILLLAAMPVFPAAPVDEPSPGFSCALRFSPDGALYSTPVDFSLPELSSAEKSNLARGPYCNIINNSGRNIPYETVRSLDENFTQTIWPNDTAAFGTPPFSKIDIIIVSHDGMGGVAGYFSSSDPDAIYLDYDDLHVDLDVTAHEFQHLIHYSKDPSEAIWLNEGCSECGIYVCYGGGRPGLTSHFSAYGSGTDNSFIDWNTVSDYGGAALYTIYCYERFGGNDFTRALVADTADGVQSYNNRLAPKGESFESVFKKWVMANWLNNASVDSGEWGYRGVFNYVGHTFLEKSYPLFCSSRVEEGWSADYIRFEPTVWNQLMGDLEINLTFTGGTGYCAVAMVGKVGGSVPDRVEVPAISGGRATALVPNLGGDYAVACIAISGLSGPVGYTYEARVVDITPPSTRISVVPSSPNGKNGWYTTPPTITLSVNEPGSAIYFAWDASPFERYNKSLRPPEGNHTLRYHSVDRAGNVEQEKSKCFLVDTIAPVTTASINPPEPTGQNGWYNSSAAVSLTCDTPEARTLWSWDNEPFSSYDGPVEILEGYHRFNYRSEDQAGNLETVRTLETRMDTTPPTVDIIVRPEKPDGLMGWYLRTPWINLSSSDPADPRIYYRWDDGPLEQYARDLKAPAGAHTLTYYAVDAAGNRGPAFSTVIKVDGSPPGVEALPDISEPDGLNGWYITPFNITLIANETGNVTIFYRWDGGPMVQYAEPFPMPEGTHTLGWYGIDEAGNKGPDFSRAFRLDSVPPLTVASVVPRDVGTGWFHVRPKVTLSSEEGAVIQYSLDSGALLRYMKPIEIPEGRHTLSFFATDAAGNVEPRSERTFRVDTLPPAILLFNISRTRATTLDYIEISVTAEDDNGIQEYMYDFGDGSTSGWTNESRRIQRFPYPGTYLIKVRVRDGSGLESVSKELELTITAPPARSPGTGGPDILGFLSGLPPALYYLIAGLVALVIAGILVRRVLKERRRRRLYKEVERAEEERERRHTMELDELEATSLRKEIAADPFGAPAGPPGSVAYTYDIAPGGAVVRWEESAPPPRPEPEYSTEPDFRGVKLWGQMTTVPAHEARGPAGRIPRPTTGAQSRPRSLLDEEIPEAPAEPIEPWPVAAPRQPTPPPQVRTQGPAWVSLEDRRPSIPALQPIGWSPRQPAQASVHTRAAPAATHHPAPPDPAEARLPSPAGRTRPEVDAAARSAPGDGYDELEAVLRKIREGK is encoded by the coding sequence ATGGGAGCAGTCGATGGTGATGGACGGGGGCTGAGGCCTGCCGCCCTTTCAGTGCTCGGTATCCTGCTCCTAGCCGCCATGCCGGTGTTTCCGGCCGCCCCGGTTGATGAGCCATCGCCAGGTTTCTCTTGCGCCCTCAGGTTTTCCCCGGATGGTGCTCTGTACTCCACACCTGTGGACTTTTCGTTGCCAGAGCTCTCCAGCGCGGAGAAATCGAATCTGGCCCGTGGCCCCTACTGCAATATAATAAACAACAGCGGCCGAAACATCCCTTATGAGACCGTGCGCAGCCTAGATGAGAACTTCACTCAGACCATCTGGCCAAACGACACCGCGGCCTTCGGCACCCCCCCCTTCTCGAAAATCGACATCATCATTGTGTCCCACGATGGCATGGGCGGCGTTGCGGGCTACTTCAGCTCATCCGACCCGGACGCGATATACCTCGATTACGATGACCTACACGTCGACCTCGACGTAACGGCCCACGAGTTCCAGCACCTAATTCACTACTCTAAAGACCCGAGCGAGGCGATATGGCTGAACGAGGGGTGCTCCGAGTGCGGTATCTACGTTTGCTACGGCGGAGGGAGGCCCGGCCTAACATCACATTTCTCGGCATATGGCTCCGGCACCGACAACTCCTTTATCGATTGGAACACCGTCAGCGACTACGGCGGTGCAGCGCTCTACACGATTTATTGCTACGAGCGCTTCGGTGGCAATGACTTCACCCGGGCCCTCGTTGCCGACACCGCGGATGGAGTTCAGAGCTACAACAACCGTCTGGCTCCGAAGGGAGAGAGCTTCGAGTCGGTGTTTAAGAAATGGGTAATGGCCAATTGGCTCAACAACGCCAGCGTGGACAGTGGGGAGTGGGGCTACAGGGGAGTGTTCAATTACGTGGGCCACACGTTCCTTGAAAAGAGCTATCCGCTCTTCTGCTCCTCTCGAGTGGAGGAGGGGTGGAGCGCGGACTACATCCGATTCGAGCCCACGGTCTGGAACCAGCTGATGGGCGACCTCGAGATTAACCTCACATTCACAGGTGGGACGGGGTACTGCGCCGTGGCGATGGTGGGGAAGGTGGGCGGGAGCGTGCCCGACAGAGTCGAGGTGCCCGCGATCTCCGGAGGTAGGGCCACAGCGCTCGTCCCGAATCTCGGGGGCGACTACGCTGTCGCGTGCATCGCCATCAGCGGGCTCTCGGGTCCGGTGGGCTACACATACGAGGCCCGGGTCGTGGACATTACACCACCCTCGACGAGAATATCTGTGGTTCCATCATCGCCTAACGGCAAGAATGGGTGGTACACAACACCGCCCACCATAACTCTGAGCGTCAACGAACCCGGCTCTGCGATATACTTTGCCTGGGACGCGAGCCCTTTTGAGAGGTACAACAAGAGCCTCAGACCGCCCGAAGGCAACCACACACTTCGATATCACTCAGTAGACAGAGCGGGAAACGTCGAGCAGGAGAAGAGCAAGTGCTTCCTCGTCGACACAATCGCGCCCGTGACCACCGCGTCGATAAATCCCCCCGAGCCCACTGGGCAGAATGGCTGGTACAATAGCTCCGCCGCAGTATCGCTCACCTGCGACACCCCAGAAGCCAGGACCCTTTGGTCCTGGGACAATGAACCATTCAGTAGCTACGACGGCCCGGTGGAGATACTTGAGGGATACCATAGATTCAACTATCGCTCGGAGGACCAGGCAGGGAACCTCGAGACCGTGAGGACTCTCGAGACAAGAATGGATACCACTCCACCGACCGTTGACATCATTGTTAGGCCAGAGAAGCCCGACGGACTAATGGGCTGGTACCTTAGGACTCCCTGGATAAACCTGAGCTCCAGCGACCCTGCGGACCCCCGAATCTATTATCGCTGGGACGATGGCCCTCTAGAGCAGTACGCGAGGGATTTGAAAGCCCCCGCCGGTGCCCACACGCTGACATATTACGCCGTTGACGCCGCGGGCAATCGCGGACCTGCGTTTTCGACCGTCATAAAAGTTGATGGAAGCCCTCCGGGTGTCGAGGCCCTGCCCGATATTTCGGAGCCCGATGGGCTCAACGGCTGGTACATCACTCCCTTCAACATCACACTCATTGCAAATGAGACCGGAAATGTGACGATATTTTACAGATGGGATGGCGGCCCGATGGTTCAGTACGCAGAGCCCTTCCCAATGCCCGAGGGCACCCACACATTGGGCTGGTACGGGATAGACGAGGCTGGCAACAAAGGGCCTGATTTCTCGAGGGCCTTCAGGCTCGATTCCGTCCCTCCACTGACGGTCGCGAGTGTGGTGCCGAGGGACGTCGGTACGGGTTGGTTCCATGTGAGGCCGAAGGTGACTCTCTCTTCCGAGGAAGGGGCTGTGATTCAGTACAGCTTGGACAGCGGGGCACTCCTCCGCTACATGAAGCCTATCGAGATTCCTGAGGGCAGGCACACCCTCTCATTCTTTGCGACTGACGCTGCAGGGAATGTGGAGCCGCGCTCCGAACGGACTTTCAGAGTAGACACGCTCCCGCCCGCGATCTTGCTGTTTAATATCAGCAGGACAAGGGCGACAACGCTTGACTATATTGAAATATCGGTCACAGCCGAAGACGACAATGGAATTCAGGAGTATATGTACGATTTCGGCGACGGAAGCACGAGCGGCTGGACAAACGAGAGCAGACGGATCCAGCGCTTCCCATATCCCGGTACGTACTTGATCAAGGTCAGGGTCAGGGATGGCTCCGGGCTCGAGAGTGTCTCGAAGGAGCTCGAGCTCACCATCACAGCTCCCCCCGCGCGCTCTCCTGGCACAGGGGGTCCCGACATTCTCGGCTTCCTATCAGGACTGCCCCCGGCGCTTTACTATTTAATAGCCGGGCTAGTGGCGCTCGTGATCGCCGGAATTCTCGTGAGAAGGGTTCTTAAGGAGAGACGCCGCAGGAGGCTCTACAAAGAGGTGGAGAGGGCAGAGGAGGAGAGGGAGCGCAGGCACACGATGGAACTCGACGAGCTCGAGGCGACCAGCCTGAGGAAGGAGATCGCCGCCGACCCATTCGGCGCTCCGGCTGGACCACCCGGGTCGGTAGCCTACACATATGATATCGCGCCCGGAGGAGCCGTCGTTAGGTGGGAGGAGAGCGCCCCGCCCCCGCGCCCCGAACCGGAGTATTCCACGGAGCCGGACTTCAGGGGGGTGAAGCTCTGGGGCCAGATGACCACTGTCCCTGCTCACGAGGCCAGAGGCCCGGCGGGCCGCATCCCCAGACCCACAACAGGGGCGCAAAGCCGGCCTCGGAGCCTGCTCGATGAAGAGATTCCCGAAGCTCCTGCAGAGCCAATAGAGCCCTGGCCGGTGGCAGCGCCGCGCCAGCCCACTCCTCCTCCTCAGGTTCGTACACAGGGCCCCGCGTGGGTCTCTTTGGAGGACCGGAGGCCGAGCATCCCAGCCCTCCAGCCCATCGGCTGGAGCCCCCGTCAGCCGGCACAGGCATCCGTTCATACGCGAGCCGCTCCCGCCGCAACACACCACCCTGCTCCTCCGGACCCCGCTGAAGCTAGGCTCCCATCTCCGGCCGGTCGCACTAGACCCGAGGTGGACGCAGCCGCTCGCAGCGCGCCCGGTGATGGCTACGACGAGCTAGAGGCCGTTCTGAGAAAAATTCGGGAAGGAAAGTAG
- a CDS encoding phosphate uptake regulator PhoU, with translation MEIRKVQLTGGSSYVLTLPKEWIKALNVKKNDPLGLITQPDGTLLVTTRTTEVRPQRNKDIKVEELRDQTHLFRVLIAAYIMGYTTITLRSSGRMPAQVRETVMKFSQMTIGPEVMEESPSSITIKDLLNPAEMPFDKTIRRMYILVRTMHEDAFTALEKRERALAEDVQRRDMEINRLNWLAARQHSIMLSDVTLARRMGITLEDASHYFLIARILERIGDHGVRISRAVTQLLDKKLEKELYGSLKQASKDSLELLNSSLESWFAQDIRRANESLDLLPVLISKVEQLNQAAQHVKSATSIPVTDIGESVRRTGEYAADIAELVINNLVLKEK, from the coding sequence ATGGAGATACGCAAGGTCCAGCTCACGGGAGGCTCGTCCTATGTGCTCACGCTCCCCAAAGAGTGGATCAAAGCCCTTAACGTCAAGAAGAACGATCCTCTTGGCCTCATCACCCAGCCTGACGGCACGCTGCTCGTGACGACGCGCACAACCGAGGTCCGTCCCCAGAGGAACAAGGACATAAAGGTCGAGGAGCTCCGGGACCAGACACACCTTTTCCGCGTACTCATTGCTGCCTATATCATGGGCTACACAACAATCACTTTGCGCTCCTCCGGGCGCATGCCAGCACAGGTGCGCGAAACAGTAATGAAGTTCTCTCAGATGACAATCGGTCCGGAGGTCATGGAAGAGAGCCCATCATCCATCACAATAAAGGATCTTCTCAACCCCGCCGAAATGCCTTTTGACAAGACCATCCGGAGGATGTACATCCTTGTCCGCACCATGCACGAGGACGCCTTCACAGCTCTTGAGAAGCGGGAACGGGCCCTAGCGGAGGACGTACAACGCCGGGATATGGAAATCAACCGGTTGAACTGGCTGGCAGCCCGCCAGCACAGCATTATGCTATCTGACGTTACACTAGCGCGCCGGATGGGAATAACGCTCGAGGACGCCTCCCACTACTTCCTCATTGCCCGCATACTGGAGCGCATCGGCGACCATGGCGTGAGAATCTCCCGCGCAGTAACCCAACTCCTCGACAAAAAGCTTGAGAAGGAGCTTTATGGGTCCCTGAAGCAGGCCAGCAAAGATTCTCTCGAGCTACTCAACTCGAGCCTGGAGAGCTGGTTTGCCCAGGACATCCGGAGGGCAAACGAGAGCCTCGACCTCCTGCCGGTCCTAATTTCGAAAGTGGAGCAACTCAATCAGGCGGCGCAGCATGTTAAGAGCGCCACCTCCATTCCGGTAACGGATATAGGCGAGAGCGTCAGAAGGACTGGCGAGTACGCTGCCGACATCGCCGAGCTCGTGATAAACAACCTGGTGCTAAAGGAGAAGTGA
- a CDS encoding phosphate ABC transporter substrate-binding protein, translating into MVGEKMRIGGAAAALVLAAVLLGGCVSQPSDGKRETLRIEGSTTVFPIAQKAAEAYMNKNRNADIQVSATGSGAGITAVGQGRAGIGMSSRDIKSSEMTTYPDLRPVTVAKDGIALIVHKSNPVSALNLSQIRGIYNGTIKNWNQVGGADASIVVIGRDAASGTREFFWEHVMAKENFTEGMLEKNSNAAIKESVISTPGAIGYVGLGYVDSSVKALKISTSAGDVEASVANVLNGTYPISRSLYFITKGEPKGLAKKFIDFLLSAQGQKIVQDEGFVPIK; encoded by the coding sequence ATGGTGGGTGAAAAAATGAGAATCGGGGGCGCGGCGGCGGCCCTTGTGCTTGCGGCCGTGCTGCTCGGGGGGTGCGTGAGCCAGCCATCGGACGGAAAGAGAGAGACGCTGAGGATAGAGGGTTCAACGACCGTGTTCCCGATAGCCCAGAAGGCTGCCGAGGCCTACATGAACAAGAACAGGAACGCGGACATTCAGGTGAGCGCAACGGGCTCGGGCGCCGGGATAACCGCGGTCGGGCAGGGCCGGGCGGGGATAGGGATGTCCTCCCGGGACATCAAGAGTTCCGAGATGACGACATATCCCGACCTGCGGCCGGTGACCGTGGCGAAGGACGGCATCGCGCTCATCGTGCACAAGAGCAACCCCGTGTCGGCGCTGAACCTGTCCCAGATACGCGGCATTTACAACGGCACGATAAAGAACTGGAATCAGGTCGGCGGGGCCGACGCATCCATCGTGGTCATCGGCCGGGACGCGGCGTCCGGGACGCGGGAGTTCTTCTGGGAGCACGTGATGGCCAAGGAGAACTTCACGGAGGGCATGCTGGAGAAAAACTCCAACGCCGCCATCAAGGAGTCGGTGATCTCGACGCCGGGTGCGATAGGCTATGTCGGCCTGGGGTACGTTGACAGCTCGGTCAAGGCGCTGAAGATATCCACCTCAGCCGGGGATGTCGAGGCCAGCGTGGCCAACGTGCTGAACGGGACCTACCCGATCTCGAGAAGCCTCTATTTCATAACGAAGGGCGAGCCCAAGGGCCTCGCGAAGAAGTTCATAGACTTCCTGCTGAGCGCGCAGGGGCAGAAGATAGTGCAGGACGAGGGCTTCGTACCGATAAAGTGA
- the pstA gene encoding phosphate ABC transporter permease PstA, with translation MRKAERKGSCTSGSRKRNENKSRGPLIRGSRTRWGELGIRSALFVSAILAIVIVFFIIVFLFREAYPAFTGIGAGEVVAGDKWNPTGEPPAYGARPLIAGTLLVTLGAMVFSVPIGIGSAIFIAELAPPRLRQVLKSVSEILSGIPSVVYGFFGLVVLTDFLRVSSGQPTGESWLAGSLILGIMALPMIVSVSEDAISSVPREYVEASLASGATRWQTVSRVVLPAAMSGIAAAIILGMGRAIGETMAVMMVCGNSPLIPQPITNVFSPIRTITSTLGIEMGEVAWGGDHYSALFALAVILFIITIVMNSIANYILGRLKQKFRPSARTGARGTAFWRPRLPVLARTVDRVWKKLAPRLPTLRLWAGRAFKALGALVLAWLLVSWFGWLYAPGLIALLVLMTFLWRRASERLKQLVAFGMVTAAVLTLLFLLGIILCYIIINGAPALSAEFLTTPPRDIGRAGGIFPAIVGTLYLVAGALLLAVPVGIGAGIYLNEYAQTGKLTKFIRAGIDNLNGTPSIVFGLFGLSFLVLYLKLGVSMLAGQLTLGFMILPTVIRTTEEALKTVPQPIREGSLATGATKWQTIRKVVLPNSAPGILTGIVLAMGRAAGETAPIMFTAVVFSTRFLPESLLDPVMALPYHLFALATSVPGAKTNAYGTALVLLLVVLPMYAAATILRLKYVKNVRW, from the coding sequence GTGAGGAAGGCTGAGAGGAAAGGAAGCTGTACGAGCGGAAGCAGAAAAAGAAACGAGAATAAGAGCCGGGGCCCCCTCATCAGGGGGTCCCGGACCAGATGGGGCGAGCTCGGCATCCGCTCCGCCCTTTTTGTTTCGGCAATTCTGGCCATCGTCATCGTGTTCTTCATCATCGTGTTTCTTTTCCGGGAGGCCTATCCGGCCTTCACCGGCATAGGAGCGGGCGAGGTTGTCGCGGGTGACAAGTGGAACCCGACCGGTGAGCCACCGGCATACGGCGCCCGCCCGCTCATCGCCGGCACACTCCTGGTCACGCTGGGGGCAATGGTCTTCTCCGTGCCAATAGGAATCGGCTCGGCCATATTTATCGCGGAGCTGGCCCCGCCGCGCCTCCGCCAAGTCCTGAAATCCGTCTCCGAGATACTCTCGGGGATACCGTCTGTGGTTTATGGCTTCTTTGGGCTCGTGGTGCTCACGGACTTTTTACGCGTGAGCTCTGGCCAGCCGACGGGGGAGAGCTGGCTGGCCGGCTCCCTTATTCTGGGCATCATGGCTCTGCCCATGATAGTGAGCGTCTCGGAGGATGCGATAAGCTCCGTGCCGAGGGAATATGTGGAGGCGTCGCTCGCGTCTGGCGCCACGCGCTGGCAGACCGTGAGCCGCGTCGTTCTCCCGGCCGCGATGTCCGGCATCGCCGCGGCCATCATACTGGGTATGGGCCGCGCGATAGGCGAGACCATGGCGGTCATGATGGTGTGCGGCAACTCGCCCCTCATCCCCCAGCCCATCACCAATGTCTTTTCACCCATACGGACCATAACCAGCACGCTGGGAATCGAGATGGGCGAGGTCGCCTGGGGCGGCGACCACTACAGCGCCCTTTTCGCGCTGGCGGTCATCCTGTTCATCATTACGATAGTGATGAACAGCATCGCCAACTACATACTAGGCCGGCTCAAGCAGAAGTTCAGACCGTCGGCGCGCACCGGCGCCCGCGGAACCGCTTTCTGGCGGCCCCGCCTTCCCGTCCTGGCCCGGACGGTTGACCGCGTCTGGAAGAAACTGGCGCCGCGCCTCCCGACCCTCAGACTGTGGGCCGGCCGGGCGTTCAAGGCGCTGGGGGCGCTCGTCCTTGCGTGGCTCCTCGTCTCATGGTTCGGCTGGCTCTACGCCCCCGGGCTCATCGCCCTTCTGGTGCTCATGACCTTCCTCTGGAGGAGGGCAAGCGAGAGGCTCAAGCAGCTGGTGGCATTCGGCATGGTCACGGCGGCGGTTCTGACGCTCCTCTTCCTTCTTGGCATTATCTTGTGTTATATAATTATCAACGGCGCCCCGGCGCTGAGCGCGGAGTTCCTGACGACGCCGCCGCGCGACATCGGCCGCGCGGGAGGCATATTCCCAGCCATAGTCGGGACACTGTACCTGGTTGCTGGGGCCCTTCTCCTCGCGGTCCCTGTGGGCATCGGGGCTGGAATCTACCTTAACGAATACGCCCAAACCGGAAAGCTCACAAAGTTCATCCGGGCCGGAATAGACAACCTCAACGGCACGCCTTCCATCGTGTTCGGGCTTTTCGGCCTGTCCTTCCTGGTGCTCTACCTGAAGCTCGGCGTGTCCATGCTCGCCGGCCAGCTCACGCTAGGCTTCATGATTCTCCCCACCGTAATACGAACCACGGAAGAGGCGCTCAAGACGGTCCCTCAGCCCATACGCGAGGGGAGCCTCGCAACGGGCGCGACCAAGTGGCAGACCATCCGTAAGGTAGTGCTGCCCAACTCGGCCCCGGGCATCCTGACGGGCATTGTGCTCGCGATGGGTCGCGCCGCCGGCGAGACGGCTCCTATAATGTTCACGGCGGTGGTGTTCAGCACCCGCTTCCTTCCCGAGTCTCTGCTGGACCCGGTGATGGCCCTTCCGTATCACCTCTTCGCGCTGGCCACCAGCGTGCCCGGCGCAAAAACCAACGCCTACGGTACGGCGCTCGTGCTGCTCCTGGTGGTGCTGCCGATGTACGCAGCAGCCACAATTCTCAGGCTAAAATATGTGAAGAATGTCAGGTGGTGA
- the pstB gene encoding phosphate ABC transporter ATP-binding protein PstB, which produces MGEAGVDGRGGLVGAAGVARRKRGCGTNGVAIECRKVNLWYGDTQALFDIDLKIVRNAVTALIGPSGCGKSTLIRTLNRMNDVIEGCRTTGEILFCGANILDRETEVTELRRRIGMVFQKPNPFPMSVYDNVAYGPRVHGLRNRKELDAVVERSLKEAALWEEVRDRLNESALGLSGGQQQRLCIARALAVGPEVILMDEPCSALDPIATGKIEDLIDTLRERLTVVIVTHNMQQAARISDFTGFMYMGRLIEYGETERMFKSPKEELTERYITGRFG; this is translated from the coding sequence ATGGGCGAAGCTGGGGTTGACGGTCGGGGGGGGCTGGTGGGCGCAGCCGGTGTCGCGAGAAGAAAGAGGGGCTGCGGCACCAACGGCGTGGCCATCGAGTGCCGGAAGGTGAATCTGTGGTACGGGGACACGCAGGCGCTGTTCGACATAGACCTCAAGATTGTGAGGAACGCCGTTACGGCGCTCATAGGCCCCTCGGGATGCGGAAAGTCCACGCTCATCAGGACCCTGAACCGGATGAACGACGTAATCGAGGGCTGCAGGACCACGGGAGAGATTCTGTTCTGCGGTGCCAATATACTGGACAGGGAGACCGAAGTCACGGAACTCAGGAGGAGAATAGGCATGGTATTCCAGAAGCCCAACCCCTTCCCGATGTCGGTCTACGACAACGTGGCCTATGGACCGCGCGTCCACGGCCTCCGGAACCGGAAAGAGCTTGACGCCGTCGTGGAGAGGAGCCTGAAAGAGGCCGCGCTGTGGGAGGAGGTCAGGGACAGGCTCAACGAGAGCGCACTCGGCCTCTCCGGAGGCCAGCAGCAGCGCCTCTGCATCGCCAGAGCGCTAGCGGTTGGCCCCGAGGTCATCCTGATGGACGAGCCCTGCTCCGCCCTGGACCCGATCGCCACCGGCAAAATCGAGGACCTCATTGACACCCTGAGGGAGAGGCTCACGGTGGTCATCGTGACCCACAACATGCAGCAGGCGGCGAGAATCAGCGACTTCACGGGCTTCATGTACATGGGCAGGCTGATAGAGTATGGTGAGACGGAACGGATGTTCAAGAGCCCGAAGGAGGAGCTGACCGAGAGGTATATAACGGGGAGGTTCGGATAG
- the phoU gene encoding phosphate signaling complex protein PhoU has protein sequence MTEKFHTELDALKRDMMEMGRLATGMLRDAIRALKERDAGLARDVQARKKELAEWDDRIEDRALKLIALHQPVASDLRTLACILKMDTYLARVGRYGKDIAQVAEELAEKPHLAKLVSIPHMSEVAAGMVEDALKAFESCDLSLLKDFSEKDDALDAQRWAIFRECVTYMMEDPKNITQCAHYIMVAKYLERVADHACKMAEKIHYMVTGERIEIK, from the coding sequence ATGACCGAGAAGTTTCATACGGAGCTTGATGCGCTCAAAAGGGACATGATGGAGATGGGGCGCCTCGCAACGGGAATGCTGAGGGACGCCATTCGAGCCCTGAAGGAGAGGGACGCGGGACTGGCGCGCGATGTGCAGGCCAGGAAAAAGGAGCTGGCCGAGTGGGACGACAGAATAGAGGACAGGGCGCTGAAGCTGATCGCGCTCCACCAGCCGGTCGCGAGCGACCTGAGGACCCTCGCCTGCATCCTGAAGATGGACACCTATCTGGCCCGCGTTGGCAGGTACGGCAAGGACATCGCCCAGGTGGCGGAGGAGCTTGCAGAAAAGCCGCATCTCGCGAAGCTGGTCAGCATACCGCACATGAGCGAGGTGGCTGCCGGCATGGTCGAGGACGCGCTCAAGGCATTCGAGAGTTGCGACCTGTCGCTCCTGAAGGACTTCAGCGAGAAGGACGACGCCCTCGACGCCCAGAGGTGGGCGATATTCAGGGAGTGCGTGACCTACATGATGGAGGACCCGAAGAACATAACCCAGTGCGCCCACTACATCATGGTTGCAAAGTACCTCGAGCGCGTGGCCGACCACGCCTGCAAGATGGCCGAGAAAATTCATTACATGGTCACGGGAGAGAGAATAGAGATAAAATGA
- a CDS encoding arsenate reductase ArsC, whose amino-acid sequence MSGGRQGELSPDEGVPRDDRAKGEAGEQGSGRKSVLFICTHNSARSQMAEGLLRALHGDRYEAFSAGTEPARVHPLAIRVMAEVGVDISGQRSKSLEEFRGREFDWVVTVCDRAHQTCPFFPGGKIQLHRGFDDPAGAGGSEEERLAAFRRVRDELRDWIDSTFGKTPSGERRRTRLPEFRI is encoded by the coding sequence ATGTCTGGTGGGAGGCAGGGGGAGCTGAGCCCCGATGAAGGGGTGCCCAGAGACGACCGCGCGAAAGGAGAAGCGGGAGAGCAGGGAAGCGGGAGGAAGAGCGTTCTGTTCATATGCACCCACAACTCCGCCCGCTCGCAGATGGCGGAGGGCCTTCTCAGGGCGCTTCACGGGGACCGCTACGAGGCCTTCAGCGCCGGGACGGAGCCTGCCCGGGTCCACCCCCTCGCTATCAGGGTGATGGCTGAGGTCGGGGTAGACATCTCCGGCCAGCGCTCCAAGAGCCTCGAGGAGTTCAGGGGGCGGGAGTTCGATTGGGTCGTGACGGTCTGCGACCGCGCCCATCAGACGTGCCCCTTCTTCCCCGGAGGGAAAATCCAACTCCACCGGGGCTTCGATGACCCGGCCGGAGCCGGCGGCAGCGAAGAGGAGAGGCTGGCCGCCTTCAGGCGCGTCAGGGATGAGCTCAGGGACTGGATTGACTCCACCTTTGGAAAGACCCCCTCTGGAGAGCGCAGGAGGACCCGCCTCCCCGAGTTCCGTATCTGA